One window of Nitrospirota bacterium genomic DNA carries:
- a CDS encoding general secretion pathway protein GspE, whose protein sequence is MAGKLGQILITSGIITEAQLNEALKLQKKGGGRLGTNLVKLGHITE, encoded by the coding sequence ATGGCAGGTAAATTAGGACAGATACTCATAACCTCAGGAATAATCACAGAGGCGCAGTTGAACGAGGCCTTAAAACTGCAGAAGAAGGGCGGCGGAAGGCTCGGGACGAATCTCGTAAAATTAGGGCATATAACCGAGGA